CAAGGTCTTCGAGCAACAAAAGACTTTGTATCCTTCCCTATTAGtcatcttttaattaaaattctataATGTTTTGCTTTAATTTGATCTCCTCAATTATGAGAATTGTGCTGCTTAAATTTTGATGTGATAAGAGGAACATTATGAGCAACGGTTTTGTTTCTTAGGCGTTTTAATACCTTATTTTTTGTGATTGGAAGGTCACAGTTTCTATTAAAAACAGGAGATGGCTTTTACATTCATGGCCAGATCTCAGTCCTTGAAAAGTGAGGGGCCTTGTGCACTTGAGACATCTTTATTTTGGTTCCTCAAAACCAACCAAAGATGCAGGACCTAAGGCACTAATGCTTCTACAAAATGACTATAATTAATGGACTTATAtgttttgtttttcctttcattctttttaattgttataatttctGGTGGCGAGAAACTATTTTTTCGCTTGTTCTTCCTTTTTCTAAACTTAGGCTAGGGTTGCAAATGACTTCATCTATTTATCAACATTTACTTGACTTTGTTTCTAGCTCAGATTTGCGGAAAAACATAGaaaatttagagaaaaataGTGTGACCAGACTTCGGACATTGATTAACCTTGGCTCTGAAGTATACATGCAAGCTGATGTGTAAGTTTTGGTTACCTTGATATACTCCACTTTCTTGTAGCTTATGGGGAAGGGTGTTTGTGGATTATGGGTATTTTTTGAATATTGCAGACCAGATACACAACGCATATTTGTGGACGTTGGATTAGGATTTCATGTGGAGTTTACCTGGTCTGAAGCATTGAATTACATATCACAAAGGGAGGAAAAGATAGCCAGGTATGCAACTTCCCTCGGTTAAATGAACTAGTTTTGTGCAAGTATGTGTTTGACACATGCACCCACAACGAAGAGCAACAGATGAAGACCTAAACAGAAAGATGACTTGTTAATGTTTCGATAGAAATATAT
The Manihot esculenta cultivar AM560-2 chromosome 1, M.esculenta_v8, whole genome shotgun sequence genome window above contains:
- the LOC110617807 gene encoding protein UXT homolog isoform X2; translation: MESYRQDKIQKFEEFVDRRLKPDLVRAIAERDKVFEQQKTFSDLRKNIENLEKNSVTRLRTLINLGSEVYMQADVPDTQRIFVDVGLGFHVEFTWSEALNYISQREEKIARQIEEYTNQIASIKAQIKLVCEGIRELLQLPAEKPLPGHVF
- the LOC110617807 gene encoding protein UXT homolog isoform X1 encodes the protein MTIINGLICFVFPFILFNCYNFWWRETIFSLVLPFSKLRLGLQMTSSIYQHLLDFVSSSDLRKNIENLEKNSVTRLRTLINLGSEVYMQADVPDTQRIFVDVGLGFHVEFTWSEALNYISQREEKIARQIEEYTNQIASIKAQIKLVCEGIRELLQLPAEKPLPGHVF